A window of the Hordeum vulgare subsp. vulgare chromosome 5H, MorexV3_pseudomolecules_assembly, whole genome shotgun sequence genome harbors these coding sequences:
- the LOC123451840 gene encoding histone H4 — protein MSGRGKGGKGLGKGGAKRHRKVLRDNIQGITKPAIRRLARRGGVKRISGLIYEETRGVLKIFLENVIRDAVTYTEHARRKTVTAMDVVYALKRQGRTLYGFGG, from the coding sequence ATGTCGGGCCGCGGCAAGGGAGGCAAGGGGCTCGGCAAGGGCGGCGCCAAGCGCCACCGGAAGGTCCTCCGCGACAACATCCAGGGCATCACCAAGCCGGCGATCCGTCGTCTCGCGCGCAGGGGCGGCGTGAAGCGCATCTCGGGGCTCATCTACGAGGAGACCCGGGGCGTGCTCAAGATCTTCCTCGAGAACGTCATCCGCGACGCCGTCACCTACACCGAGCACGCCCGCCGCAAGACCGTCACCGCCATGGACGTCGTCTACGCACTCAAGCGCCAGGGGCGCACCCTCTACGGCTTCGGAGGCTAG